One segment of Erigeron canadensis isolate Cc75 chromosome 2, C_canadensis_v1, whole genome shotgun sequence DNA contains the following:
- the LOC122588117 gene encoding protein FAR1-RELATED SEQUENCE 5-like, which translates to MEEDSTMNDYEVNSTIHEEDSVFSNLFEAESSSVNKPCSSWYNSRMIETDEGEICWIPEVEEDVRPVKGQVFDTIDDCIEMYERYAYQAGFDTRLSTQKKTNSGVVRLKYILCNKEGKPQGVSIDTLNHENSGKRVRISSLQVTGCEAHVIFKLIEGRQSYILDEFQEKHNHQLNSVEHRHLSRRQRKLGISEMTFINKVSTSNIGATRAHHIYSNMLGSYKNTHGTVNDFKNYKNKINCFISSSDAQMLVNRMENRREHVPNFTFEYKVKDNSELECMFWADETTKANFKEFGDIISFDATYRTNRYNMMFVPFTGIDNHKKTVSIGAGMLRDETTDSYVWLLKAFLDTFGSQPKMVVTDQDAAMKKAVALVGKRMFDNTDFKKKFNDIVWNISLSTKTFEKRWAEIMKEFKLEEHPWFMHMYDIRSTWIPAYFTDLPMSGLMRTTSRSESENSFFSNFTSGGAMLIQFMMSYESAMERQGSRLEVLDHQTHNKRPPLQTPLLIEEHACNVYTRTIFLLVQKEIYLGSWRCSRHSVTSGMQGCDVIVVKEIREVKKNIQKVVVGKKKDKNVEVVEDIKIVDPEEAEDETENETGMGSTTKTVEKVYTFQSLHVQQIPEKYILRRWKKDLIPPGMRTRRYIGEGASSEECERMGNELHFMVDVCVDILQKDEEKLSHFVEKVRALKDEIEAAHSNSRSNDHDEAIERFLGVTKPSNNDVQNPPVLPYKGCGKDSRFKSLNEKVTEKYLKPKRKCRKCGTLTSDHDARNCEKKKAEKAKAEAVAQALEKLEKK; encoded by the exons ATGGAAGAGGATTCAACTATGAATGATTACGAAGTCAATTCAACGATTCATGAAGAAGATAGTGTGTTCAGTAACCTCTTTGAAGCTGAATCGA GTTCGGTTAACAAGCCATGTAGTAGCTGGTATAACAGTAGGATGATAGAAACAGATGAAGGTGAAATATGTTGGATACCGGAAGTAGAGGAAGATGTAAGACCAGTTAAGGGTCAAGTTTTTGATACAATAGATGATTGCATTGAAATGTATGAGAGATATGCGTACCAAGCGGGTTTTGACACTAGGTTATCCACacagaaaaaaacaaacagtgGAGTGGTTAGATTGAAGTACATTTTGTGTAATAAAGAAGGGAAACCACAAGGTGTAAGCATAGATACACTGAATCACGAAAACAGTGGCAAAAGAGTACGTATTTCGTCACTGCAAGTAACAGGATGTGAAGCACATGTCATATTCAAGCTGATCGAAGGCCGACAATCGTACATATTAGACGAGTTTCAGGAAAAACACAATCATCAACTGAATTCGGTGGAGCATAGACACTTGTCGAGAAGACAAAGAAAATTGGGAATCTCTGAAATGACGTTTATTAATAAGGTTTCAACTTCGAATATAGGAGCGACAAGAGCTCATCATATCTACAGCAATATGCTAGGTTCTTACAAGAACACACACGGCACAGTGAACGACTTCAAGAACTACAAGAACAAAATCAATTGTTTTATAAGCTCAAGTGACGCGCAGATGTTGGTAAATAGAATGGAAAACAGACGAGAGCATGTCCCAAATTTTACCTTCGAATACAAGGTAAAAGATAACAGTGAGTTAGAGTGTATGTTTTGGGCCGATGAGACAACAAAAGcaaattttaaagaatttgGAGATATCATTTCATTCGATGCTACTTACAGGACAAACAG GTACAACATGATGTTTGTCCCATTCACTGGGATAGACAACCATAAGAAGACTGTGTCTATCGGAGCTGGTATGCTTAGGGATGAAACAACAGATTCTTATGTGTGGTTGTTGAAAGCGTTTTTGGATACATTTGGAAGTCAACCAAAGATGGTCGTCACAGATCAAGATGCAGCAATGAAGAAAGCCGTTGCACTC GTAGGAAAACGCATGTTTGATAATACTGATTTCAAGAAGAAGTTCAATGACATAGTTTGGAACATATCATTGAGTACAAAGACGTTTGAGAAAAGATGGGCAGAGATAATGAAGGAATTCAAGTTGGAAGAACATccatggttcatgcatatgtatGATATCAGGTCGACATGGATACCAGCTTACTTCACAGACTTACCGATGTCGGGTTTGATGAGAACCACCTCAAGATCGGAAAGCGAAAACTCATTCTTCAGCAATTTCACAAGTGGTGGAGCAATGTTGATtcaatttatgatgtcatatgagTCTGCCATGGAGAGGCAGGGGAGTAGGCTAGAGGTTCTCGACCACCAGACGCATAACAAGAGACCACCGCTTCAAACCCCTCTTCTTATTGAAGAACACGCTTGCAATGTTTACACGCGTACCATTTTCTTGTTAGtgcaaaaagaaatatatttgggaAGTTGGCGGTGTTCTCGGCATTCCGTAACCTCAGGGATGCAAGGATGTGATGTGATTGTGGTTAAAGAGATTAGGGAAgttaagaaaaacatacaaaaagtGGTGGTCGGCAAAAAGAAAGACAAGAATGTTGAAGTGGTTGAAGACATCAAAATTGTGGATCCAGAAGAAGCTGAAGATGAAACCGAAAATGAAACAGGGATGGGAAGCACAACCAAAACTGTGGAAAAAGTATATACTTTCCAG AGCTTGCATGTTCAACAAATTCCAGAAAAATACATCCTAAGAAGGTGGAAAAAGGATTTGATACCTCCAGGAATGAGAACACGAAGATATATTGGAGAAGGTGCGTCAAGTGAAGAATGTGAGAGGATGGGAAATGAGTTGCATTTTATGGTAGATGTTTGTGTAGATATATTGCAGAAGGATGAGGAAAAGCTGTctcattttgttgaaaaagtCAGGGCGCTAAAAGATGAGATAGAGGCTGCACATTCAAACTCAAGATCAAACGATCATGATGAGGCAATAGAGAGATTCTTAGGAGTTACCAAGCCAAGTAACAATGATGTTCAAAATCCACCTGTTTTACCATACAAGGGATGCGGAAAAGACAGCAGATTTAAGTCTCTAAACGAAAAGGTGACTGAAAAATATCTAAAGCCAAAAAGAAAGTGCAGAAAGTGTGGGACATTGACAAGTGACCACGACGCAAGGAATTGTGAAAAAAAGAAAGCAGAAAAAGCTAAAGCAGAGGCGGTGGCTCAAGCTCTTGAAAAACTTGAAAAGAAGTAA